A DNA window from Bombus vancouverensis nearcticus chromosome 6, iyBomVanc1_principal, whole genome shotgun sequence contains the following coding sequences:
- the Sas-6 gene encoding spindle assembly abnormal 6 isoform X1, producing the protein MMNYLNNSIGGAVTGDSGLQLNNVEILYTKVQRVYMKPQNKEERQRELRVNVECHAGISPVCRKSLCVLLADDDDPCFLYSLFITEDDFKILKSQQGLLVDFDNFATQLIYLLEQCQIPATNLSKSPPKFLLLLAEEGGEWMLKLVETNNFKHLCHLSLNISPASDSDLKTHMAMKIKQLKENILQQNRDALALETRLNDLLNKVETKTRELDQLEQKYVTEKSQMQILSSEQIGLEKDKFAKAQLEWQCQGEKQKIEIERRHTEIIKQLHTELAELRTQNSTYKDKLSLLEATNVEQLKQLQNLEKDLNITQRDLNLLKKQNSKLDTDYHDRDKTVNSLRTKVAVLEQELKDKGILITKHTEMLKTAKEQKQHLEDLLTEKEGQLQRKQNSLRNLSDDLVKANEILTKLQNELASTKSKLKLRTSIALEQERLLDTKQKEVGQLENKMENLVKETKDAKTEIENLKEQLKTQQNQLEEKEKIIKNNDNVISWLNRRLADSQSPLQNATVTAPITVPSSTHLTLPRTNKLVSNKYETRTSAPNIVQSNALSGLPLRNPIVQNPNINQTTRMTARSMGVGITDNTMGISTFNKSGQISSTSTPMERINSLNKLSGNIAGSSLVPVAVENNNSSVPPNGTKIKSTSVTLQSGLRRAGLSDKPILPSAYFPKTLH; encoded by the exons ATgatgaattatttaaataattcgatAGGTGGTGCAGTGACTGGTGATTCTGGTTTACAATTGAACAatgtagaaatattatatactAAAGTGCAAAGAGTTTATATGAAGCCACAAAATAAAGAAGAACGTCAACGTGAACTGAGGGTTAATGTGGAATGCCATGCGGGTATTAGTCCTGTATGTCGCAAG AGTTTATGTGTTTTGTTAGCAGATGACGATGATCCTTGTTTCCTTTATTCCTTATTCATCACAGAAGACGATTTCAAAATTTTGAAATCTCAACAAGGATTATTAGTAGATTTTGATAATTTTGCGACTCAACTAATATATTTATTAGAGCAATGTCAAATACCTGCTACAAATCTATCAAAATCACCACCAAAGTTTTTGTTGTTATTAGCAGAAGAAGGTGGAGAATGGATGTTAAAATTGgttgaaacaaataattttaaacatttatgtcATTTGAGCCTAAATATATCACCTGCAAGTGATTCAGATTTGAAAACGCACATGGCCATGAAAATTAAACagttgaaagaaaatattttacaacaaAATAGAGATGCACTTGCACTTGAAACAAGATTGAATGACTTATTAAATAAAGTAGAAACAAAAACTAGGGAATTGGACCAATTGGAACAAAAGTATGTAACAGAAAAAAGTCAAATGCAAATACTTTCATCGGAACAAATAGGCCTTGAAAAAGATAA GTTTGCCAAAGCACAGTTAGAGTGGCAGTGTCAAggtgaaaaacaaaaaatagaaatagaacgtaGGCATACAGAAATAATAAAACAGCTTCATACTGAACTGGCAGAATTACGTACACAAAATTCAACGTACAAAGATAAGTTATCTCTTCTTGAAGCAACTAATGTGGAACAACTTAAACAGctgcaaaatcttgaaaaagaCCTTAATATTACTCAGAGAGATTTGAATCTACTGAAAAAACAAAATTCTAAATTAGATACAGATTATCATGACAGAGATAAAACAGTAAATAGTTTGAGAACAAAAGTTGCTGTACTTGAAcaagaattaaaagataaaGGTATACTTATTACCAAACATACCGAAATGTTAAAAACTGCCAAAGAACAGAAACAGCACCTTGAAGATCTTCTAACTGAAAAAGAAGGTCAGTTACAACGCAAACAAAATTCTTTACGAAATTTAAGTGATGACTTGGTTAAGGCTAAtgaaatattaacaaaattacaaaacGAACTTGCTTCCACAAaatctaaattaaaattaagaaccAGTATAGCACTTGAACAAGAAAGGTTATTAGATACTAAACAAAAAGAAGTTGGTCAATTAGAAAACAAAATGGAAAATTTAgtgaaagaaacaaaagatGCAAAAACAGagattgaaaatttgaaagaacaGCTCAAAACTCAACAGAATCAGttagaggagaaagaaaagataaTAAAGAATAATGATAATG TAATAAGTTGGTTAAATCGACGATTAGCAGATAGCCAATCTCCACTACAAAATGCTACTGTAACAGCACCAATTACAGTACCATCTTCGACTCATTTAACATTACctcgaacgaataaattagttagtaataaatatgaaacaCGTACATCTGCACCCAATATAGTACAATCGAATGCATTATCTGGATTACCACTGAGAAATCCCATTGTACAAAATCCAAATATTAATCAAACCACACGTATGACAGCACGATCAATGGGTGTTGGTATTACTGATAATACAATGGGCATATCAACGTTTAATAAAAGTGGTCAAATTTCGAGTACTAGTACACCTATGGAACGTATCAATTCTTTGAACAAGTTATCTGGAAATATCGCAGGTTCGTCTTTGGTACCAGTCGCtgtagaaaataataattcatcTGTACCACCAAATGGTACAAAGATAAAAAGTACAAGTGTCACACTACAGAGTGGATTAAGAAGGGCAGGTTTATCTGATAAGCCAATTTTACCATCTGCATATTTTCCTAAAACATTACATTGA
- the Sas-6 gene encoding spindle assembly abnormal 6 isoform X2, with translation MSQDDDDPCFLYSLFITEDDFKILKSQQGLLVDFDNFATQLIYLLEQCQIPATNLSKSPPKFLLLLAEEGGEWMLKLVETNNFKHLCHLSLNISPASDSDLKTHMAMKIKQLKENILQQNRDALALETRLNDLLNKVETKTRELDQLEQKYVTEKSQMQILSSEQIGLEKDKFAKAQLEWQCQGEKQKIEIERRHTEIIKQLHTELAELRTQNSTYKDKLSLLEATNVEQLKQLQNLEKDLNITQRDLNLLKKQNSKLDTDYHDRDKTVNSLRTKVAVLEQELKDKGILITKHTEMLKTAKEQKQHLEDLLTEKEGQLQRKQNSLRNLSDDLVKANEILTKLQNELASTKSKLKLRTSIALEQERLLDTKQKEVGQLENKMENLVKETKDAKTEIENLKEQLKTQQNQLEEKEKIIKNNDNVISWLNRRLADSQSPLQNATVTAPITVPSSTHLTLPRTNKLVSNKYETRTSAPNIVQSNALSGLPLRNPIVQNPNINQTTRMTARSMGVGITDNTMGISTFNKSGQISSTSTPMERINSLNKLSGNIAGSSLVPVAVENNNSSVPPNGTKIKSTSVTLQSGLRRAGLSDKPILPSAYFPKTLH, from the exons ATGTCGCAAG ATGACGATGATCCTTGTTTCCTTTATTCCTTATTCATCACAGAAGACGATTTCAAAATTTTGAAATCTCAACAAGGATTATTAGTAGATTTTGATAATTTTGCGACTCAACTAATATATTTATTAGAGCAATGTCAAATACCTGCTACAAATCTATCAAAATCACCACCAAAGTTTTTGTTGTTATTAGCAGAAGAAGGTGGAGAATGGATGTTAAAATTGgttgaaacaaataattttaaacatttatgtcATTTGAGCCTAAATATATCACCTGCAAGTGATTCAGATTTGAAAACGCACATGGCCATGAAAATTAAACagttgaaagaaaatattttacaacaaAATAGAGATGCACTTGCACTTGAAACAAGATTGAATGACTTATTAAATAAAGTAGAAACAAAAACTAGGGAATTGGACCAATTGGAACAAAAGTATGTAACAGAAAAAAGTCAAATGCAAATACTTTCATCGGAACAAATAGGCCTTGAAAAAGATAA GTTTGCCAAAGCACAGTTAGAGTGGCAGTGTCAAggtgaaaaacaaaaaatagaaatagaacgtaGGCATACAGAAATAATAAAACAGCTTCATACTGAACTGGCAGAATTACGTACACAAAATTCAACGTACAAAGATAAGTTATCTCTTCTTGAAGCAACTAATGTGGAACAACTTAAACAGctgcaaaatcttgaaaaagaCCTTAATATTACTCAGAGAGATTTGAATCTACTGAAAAAACAAAATTCTAAATTAGATACAGATTATCATGACAGAGATAAAACAGTAAATAGTTTGAGAACAAAAGTTGCTGTACTTGAAcaagaattaaaagataaaGGTATACTTATTACCAAACATACCGAAATGTTAAAAACTGCCAAAGAACAGAAACAGCACCTTGAAGATCTTCTAACTGAAAAAGAAGGTCAGTTACAACGCAAACAAAATTCTTTACGAAATTTAAGTGATGACTTGGTTAAGGCTAAtgaaatattaacaaaattacaaaacGAACTTGCTTCCACAAaatctaaattaaaattaagaaccAGTATAGCACTTGAACAAGAAAGGTTATTAGATACTAAACAAAAAGAAGTTGGTCAATTAGAAAACAAAATGGAAAATTTAgtgaaagaaacaaaagatGCAAAAACAGagattgaaaatttgaaagaacaGCTCAAAACTCAACAGAATCAGttagaggagaaagaaaagataaTAAAGAATAATGATAATG TAATAAGTTGGTTAAATCGACGATTAGCAGATAGCCAATCTCCACTACAAAATGCTACTGTAACAGCACCAATTACAGTACCATCTTCGACTCATTTAACATTACctcgaacgaataaattagttagtaataaatatgaaacaCGTACATCTGCACCCAATATAGTACAATCGAATGCATTATCTGGATTACCACTGAGAAATCCCATTGTACAAAATCCAAATATTAATCAAACCACACGTATGACAGCACGATCAATGGGTGTTGGTATTACTGATAATACAATGGGCATATCAACGTTTAATAAAAGTGGTCAAATTTCGAGTACTAGTACACCTATGGAACGTATCAATTCTTTGAACAAGTTATCTGGAAATATCGCAGGTTCGTCTTTGGTACCAGTCGCtgtagaaaataataattcatcTGTACCACCAAATGGTACAAAGATAAAAAGTACAAGTGTCACACTACAGAGTGGATTAAGAAGGGCAGGTTTATCTGATAAGCCAATTTTACCATCTGCATATTTTCCTAAAACATTACATTGA
- the Plekhm1 gene encoding pleckstrin homology and RUN domain containing M1 isoform X2: protein MNSFLKTVNPMMNKRIVLIRESLQKQLNISVMEMQSAPGVEENDAVGNCDESMTLCSVLEAIFLHGLKDSLLNRVTEVLSGPDFNAVPQPSFWGPLLVFSHRQIIDQIQTLSQLTTEVGYCRAWIRLALNEGLLASYFCSIKRDNSALKPYYNRSAFIRDTDLVEVAQRLIESLDNICFKLACNSSLLNFWSNTPLLLAGIWSPPMKSCPIFSAVDIAKTITTELTDGDNFDEVETASSIGSLGSFNSSQSALNNAGCITEDEALKIILANKKSNNIGIDHLTNNSRGTPSLKEEEEEQDLQTGEEIEKEISNNGSPKYNTEINICNNIEDLGVGHIVENHETLQNIVSTTVGNSLIGRLGWSTSFEDCESSLTSSAVSHDSGTNAARTPGDGPTYDAIIQSYHTVGNASVIDLQEFLKKYPKKQQSNDGIKIQSENKAAINFDEQLGKLPKEEGLDVQDYSCFECGHAIGMTFSKAHVCSFSGNYYCLNCMSQNEYLIPSRVIHNWDLKCYPVCNKAAAYLQDCPTLLDLKVLNPRIYMAVDSMAQLQSLRIQLNLLRAYLFTCREPIIESLQKKVAPRDYLYEHVHQYSVSDLYDISNGILAQQLQKVVEFARNHVINCWLCSQKGFICEICNNPKVIYPFDMESTYRILCNFSVEPVMQYFTQNV from the exons ATGAATTCGTTTTTGAAAACAGTCAATCCAATGATGAACAAGAGAATTGTATTAATCAGAGAATCGTTGCAAAAACAGTTAAATATCAGCGTGATGGAAATGCAAAGTGCACCAGGAGTGGAGGAAAACGATGCAGTTGGCAATTGCGACGAAAGTATGACCCTGTGCTCCGTTTTGGAAGCTATCTTCCTACATGGATTAAAAGACAGTCTTTTAAATCGAGTAACAGAAGTTTTAAGCGGCCCAGATTTCAATGCAGTGCCACAGCCAAGTTTTTGGGGTCCGCTGTTGGTATTTTCACATCGACAAATTATAGATCAAATACAAACATTAAGTCAGCTTACGACAGAAGTTGGATATTGCAGAGCTTGGATACGATTAGCTCTAAACGAAGGCCTTTTAGCTAGCTATTTTTGTTCCATTAAAAGAGATAATTCAGCTTTAAAGCCATACTACAATCGATCTGCATTCATTAGAGATACAGACCTTGTTGAAGTTGCACAGAGACTAATTGAAAGTTTAGACAACATATGCTTTAAACTAGCTTGTAATAGTAGCTTATTAAATTTTTGGTCAAATACTCCTCTTCTTTTAGCAGGCATATGGTCACCACCGATGAAATCTTGTCCAATATTTAGTGCAGTAGATATTGCAAAAACAATAACTACAGAATTAACAGATGGTGACAATTTTGATGAAGTTGAAACTGCTAGCTCTATTGGTAGTTTAGGTTCATTTAATTCATCACAGTCTGCTCTTAATAATGCAGGTTGTATCACAGAAGATGAAGCTTTAAAAATTATACTAGCTAATAAGAAATCAAATAACATTGGTATAGATCATTTAACCAATAATTCAAGAGGAACTCCGTCTTtgaaggaggaagaagaagaacaggatttacaaacaggagaagaaatagaaaaggAAATTTCAAATAATGGCAGTCCAAAATATAATACAGAAATTAATATATGCAACAATATTGAAGATTTGGGGGTTGGACATATTGTAGAGAATCATGAAACGTTGCAAAATATTGTTTCAACTACAGTAGGGAATTCATTAATTGGAAGATTAGGTTGGTCTACGTCATTTGAAGATTGTGAATCTTCGTTAACTTCATCTGCAGTATCTCATGACTCTGGAACAAATGCAGCTCGTACTCCTGGTGATGGACCTACGTATGATGCAATTATTCAAAGCTATCATACTGTTGGAAATGCATCAGTCATAGATCTTcaagaatttttaaaaaaatatccaAAAAAGCAACAATCTAATGATGGAATCAAAATTCAATCAGAAAATAAAGCTGCAATAAATTTTGACGAACAACTGGGTAAACTTCCCAAAGAGGAAGGTTTGGATGTACAAGATTATAGTTGTTTTGAATGTGGCCATGCAATTGGTATGACCTTTTCAAAAGCACATGTTTGCTCTTTCTCTGGTAACTATTATTGTTTAAACTGTATGTCACAAAATGAATATCTAATTCCATCACGAGTAATTCATAATTGGGATTTAAAATGTTACCCTGTTTGCAATAAGGCTGCAGCATATTTACAAGATTGTCCTACGCTACTAGATCTTAAAGTCTTAAATCCACGAATTTATATGGCTGTAGATAGTATGGCACAATTACAATCATTaagaattcaattaaatttattaagagCTTATTTATTTACATGTCGTGAACCTATAATCGAGTCCTTACAGAAAAAAGTTGCACCTAGAGATTACTTGTATGAACATGTTCATCAATATTCTGTTTCTGACCTTTATGATATATCCAATGGAATTCTTGCACAACAACTGCAGAAAGTAGTAGAATTTGCAAGAAATCATGTTATAAATTGTTGGCTTTGTAGTCAGAAAGGTTTTATATGTGAAATTTGCAATAATCCAAAAGTTATTTATCCTTTTGACATGGAATCTACATACAGA ATATTATGTAATTTTAGTGTGGAGCCTGTAATGCAGTATTTCACACAGAATGTTTAA
- the Plekhm1 gene encoding pleckstrin homology and RUN domain containing M1 isoform X1, giving the protein MNSFLKTVNPMMNKRIVLIRESLQKQLNISVMEMQSAPGVEENDAVGNCDESMTLCSVLEAIFLHGLKDSLLNRVTEVLSGPDFNAVPQPSFWGPLLVFSHRQIIDQIQTLSQLTTEVGYCRAWIRLALNEGLLASYFCSIKRDNSALKPYYNRSAFIRDTDLVEVAQRLIESLDNICFKLACNSSLLNFWSNTPLLLAGIWSPPMKSCPIFSAVDIAKTITTELTDGDNFDEVETASSIGSLGSFNSSQSALNNAGCITEDEALKIILANKKSNNIGIDHLTNNSRGTPSLKEEEEEQDLQTGEEIEKEISNNGSPKYNTEINICNNIEDLGVGHIVENHETLQNIVSTTVGNSLIGRLGWSTSFEDCESSLTSSAVSHDSGTNAARTPGDGPTYDAIIQSYHTVGNASVIDLQEFLKKYPKKQQSNDGIKIQSENKAAINFDEQLGKLPKEEGLDVQDYSCFECGHAIGMTFSKAHVCSFSGNYYCLNCMSQNEYLIPSRVIHNWDLKCYPVCNKAAAYLQDCPTLLDLKVLNPRIYMAVDSMAQLQSLRIQLNLLRAYLFTCREPIIESLQKKVAPRDYLYEHVHQYSVSDLYDISNGILAQQLQKVVEFARNHVINCWLCSQKGFICEICNNPKVIYPFDMESTYRCGACNAVFHTECLNAYKPCPKCERRRKRMDLPLLDVGCTELSLSDAPTFSVDIN; this is encoded by the exons ATGAATTCGTTTTTGAAAACAGTCAATCCAATGATGAACAAGAGAATTGTATTAATCAGAGAATCGTTGCAAAAACAGTTAAATATCAGCGTGATGGAAATGCAAAGTGCACCAGGAGTGGAGGAAAACGATGCAGTTGGCAATTGCGACGAAAGTATGACCCTGTGCTCCGTTTTGGAAGCTATCTTCCTACATGGATTAAAAGACAGTCTTTTAAATCGAGTAACAGAAGTTTTAAGCGGCCCAGATTTCAATGCAGTGCCACAGCCAAGTTTTTGGGGTCCGCTGTTGGTATTTTCACATCGACAAATTATAGATCAAATACAAACATTAAGTCAGCTTACGACAGAAGTTGGATATTGCAGAGCTTGGATACGATTAGCTCTAAACGAAGGCCTTTTAGCTAGCTATTTTTGTTCCATTAAAAGAGATAATTCAGCTTTAAAGCCATACTACAATCGATCTGCATTCATTAGAGATACAGACCTTGTTGAAGTTGCACAGAGACTAATTGAAAGTTTAGACAACATATGCTTTAAACTAGCTTGTAATAGTAGCTTATTAAATTTTTGGTCAAATACTCCTCTTCTTTTAGCAGGCATATGGTCACCACCGATGAAATCTTGTCCAATATTTAGTGCAGTAGATATTGCAAAAACAATAACTACAGAATTAACAGATGGTGACAATTTTGATGAAGTTGAAACTGCTAGCTCTATTGGTAGTTTAGGTTCATTTAATTCATCACAGTCTGCTCTTAATAATGCAGGTTGTATCACAGAAGATGAAGCTTTAAAAATTATACTAGCTAATAAGAAATCAAATAACATTGGTATAGATCATTTAACCAATAATTCAAGAGGAACTCCGTCTTtgaaggaggaagaagaagaacaggatttacaaacaggagaagaaatagaaaaggAAATTTCAAATAATGGCAGTCCAAAATATAATACAGAAATTAATATATGCAACAATATTGAAGATTTGGGGGTTGGACATATTGTAGAGAATCATGAAACGTTGCAAAATATTGTTTCAACTACAGTAGGGAATTCATTAATTGGAAGATTAGGTTGGTCTACGTCATTTGAAGATTGTGAATCTTCGTTAACTTCATCTGCAGTATCTCATGACTCTGGAACAAATGCAGCTCGTACTCCTGGTGATGGACCTACGTATGATGCAATTATTCAAAGCTATCATACTGTTGGAAATGCATCAGTCATAGATCTTcaagaatttttaaaaaaatatccaAAAAAGCAACAATCTAATGATGGAATCAAAATTCAATCAGAAAATAAAGCTGCAATAAATTTTGACGAACAACTGGGTAAACTTCCCAAAGAGGAAGGTTTGGATGTACAAGATTATAGTTGTTTTGAATGTGGCCATGCAATTGGTATGACCTTTTCAAAAGCACATGTTTGCTCTTTCTCTGGTAACTATTATTGTTTAAACTGTATGTCACAAAATGAATATCTAATTCCATCACGAGTAATTCATAATTGGGATTTAAAATGTTACCCTGTTTGCAATAAGGCTGCAGCATATTTACAAGATTGTCCTACGCTACTAGATCTTAAAGTCTTAAATCCACGAATTTATATGGCTGTAGATAGTATGGCACAATTACAATCATTaagaattcaattaaatttattaagagCTTATTTATTTACATGTCGTGAACCTATAATCGAGTCCTTACAGAAAAAAGTTGCACCTAGAGATTACTTGTATGAACATGTTCATCAATATTCTGTTTCTGACCTTTATGATATATCCAATGGAATTCTTGCACAACAACTGCAGAAAGTAGTAGAATTTGCAAGAAATCATGTTATAAATTGTTGGCTTTGTAGTCAGAAAGGTTTTATATGTGAAATTTGCAATAATCCAAAAGTTATTTATCCTTTTGACATGGAATCTACATACAGA TGTGGAGCCTGTAATGCAGTATTTCACACAGAATGTTTAAATGCTTATAAACCATGTCCAAAGTGTGAACGGAGACGCAAACGAATGGATCTCCCGCTCTTAGATGTGGGATGTACAGAATTGTCACTGAGTGATGCACCAACATTTTCAGTTGATATAAactaa